A stretch of the Halorussus salinus genome encodes the following:
- a CDS encoding acyl-CoA dehydrogenase family protein, translating to MELLADDIVPEYAREVKHEAREFAEEYIAPNAEEYFREAKYPEDILEAGQDAGLVAQDLGEELGGRGLDVVQMLAVAEEWFRADAGIALSLQLASFGAEIVEKHGTDEQKEEYLRPVAEGDQITGLAVSEPDTGSDLSGMQTTAEKDDETGEWVLNGEKYWIGNGVEGDWLTVYARTGDDEDNRYGNHSLFIVPTDAEGYDAEHIPEKMGMRASKQAHIVFDDCRIPEENIVGYEGAGFMLLAEFFNFGRVVVAGHGLGLAAAAFEEAWEFVHGREEFGRTIADFQAVQHGLADMRTEFESARALTYRAAEKVRDGENEGLWAAMAKTKATETATDCAEQGMQFHGGRSILTDRRIARVYRDVRIPVVYEGANEIQRNLVYRQS from the coding sequence ATGGAACTGCTGGCAGACGACATCGTTCCGGAGTACGCCCGCGAAGTCAAGCACGAGGCCCGCGAGTTCGCCGAGGAGTACATCGCGCCCAACGCCGAGGAGTACTTCCGCGAAGCGAAGTATCCCGAGGACATCCTCGAAGCAGGCCAAGACGCCGGACTCGTCGCCCAAGACCTCGGCGAGGAGTTGGGCGGCCGCGGCCTCGACGTGGTGCAGATGCTCGCCGTCGCCGAGGAGTGGTTCCGGGCGGACGCCGGAATCGCGCTCTCGCTCCAACTCGCCAGCTTCGGCGCGGAAATTGTGGAGAAACACGGCACCGACGAGCAGAAAGAGGAGTACCTGCGGCCCGTCGCCGAGGGCGACCAGATAACCGGCCTCGCGGTGTCGGAACCCGACACGGGGAGCGACCTCTCGGGGATGCAGACCACCGCCGAGAAGGACGACGAGACCGGCGAGTGGGTGCTGAACGGCGAGAAGTACTGGATCGGAAACGGCGTCGAGGGCGACTGGCTCACGGTGTACGCCCGGACCGGCGACGACGAGGACAACCGCTACGGCAACCACTCGCTGTTCATCGTGCCGACCGACGCCGAGGGGTACGACGCCGAACACATCCCCGAGAAGATGGGGATGCGCGCGAGCAAGCAGGCTCACATCGTCTTCGACGACTGCCGGATTCCCGAGGAGAACATCGTGGGCTACGAGGGCGCGGGATTCATGCTCCTCGCCGAGTTCTTCAACTTCGGCCGGGTCGTCGTCGCGGGTCACGGTCTCGGTCTCGCGGCCGCCGCCTTCGAGGAGGCGTGGGAGTTCGTCCACGGCCGCGAGGAGTTCGGGCGCACAATCGCGGACTTTCAGGCGGTCCAGCACGGCCTCGCGGACATGCGCACCGAGTTCGAGTCGGCGCGCGCGCTGACCTACCGCGCGGCCGAGAAGGTCCGGGACGGCGAGAACGAGGGTCTGTGGGCCGCGATGGCCAAGACGAAGGCGACCGAGACCGCAACCGACTGCGCCGAGCAGGGGATGCAGTTCCACGGCGGGCGCTCCATCCTGACCGACCGGCGCATCGCGCGGGTCTACCGCGACGTTCGCATCCCGGTGGTCTACGAGGGCGCGAACGAGATTCAGCGGAATCTCGTCTATCGGCAGTCTTGA
- a CDS encoding long-chain fatty acid--CoA ligase has translation MGGTDPTLRPFLWRAANLYPDTEIVSRTGQGIERYDYAEFEERTGRLANALDSAGVTSGDRVATFCWNHHRHFETYFGVPNSGAQLHTINPLLPDHHIEYIVENADDRLLFVDPSLVEKLEGPAESDAFESVEQFVVMGEEVPDTSLEPVTDYESFVGDESAEYDWPDLSGDTKAGMCYTSGTTGKPKGVEYTQQMLWSHTMASLTPQGLDFDESDVIMPVVPMFHVNAWGMPYSATAAGAKHVYPGPAPEPADLAKLIEKEGVTFTAGVPTVWLGLLEYLEENDADLSSLETIVIGGSAAPEAIIRRFDEEYNVDVLHAWGMTETSPIGTVSHLKDGMDDWDADERYEKRGKQGLIVPGLEFKVVDDDGEQVPWNGEDFGELYIRGPWVTQEYFERPEANEEEFEDGWLKTGDVVTVDTEGYVKIVDRAKDVIKSGGEWISSLELENALMAHDDVAEATVIGVPHERWQERPVAFVVPVEGADEEAMREQIMADIRAEYPRWWAPDELVFIDEVPKTATGKFDKKVLREEYSDESLVEGRVPEEAAPDEE, from the coding sequence ATGGGTGGAACTGACCCCACGCTTCGACCGTTTCTCTGGCGCGCGGCCAACCTGTACCCGGACACCGAAATCGTCTCGCGGACGGGGCAGGGCATCGAGCGGTACGACTACGCCGAGTTCGAAGAGCGGACCGGCCGGTTGGCGAACGCGCTCGATTCGGCGGGCGTCACGTCGGGCGACCGGGTGGCGACGTTCTGCTGGAACCACCACCGCCACTTCGAGACGTACTTCGGCGTGCCCAACTCGGGCGCGCAGTTGCACACCATCAATCCCCTGCTCCCGGACCACCACATCGAGTACATCGTGGAGAACGCGGACGACCGACTGCTGTTCGTGGACCCCTCCTTGGTGGAGAAGTTGGAGGGACCCGCCGAGTCTGACGCGTTCGAGAGCGTCGAGCAGTTCGTCGTGATGGGCGAGGAGGTGCCCGACACGTCGCTCGAACCGGTCACGGACTACGAGTCGTTCGTCGGCGACGAGTCCGCAGAGTACGACTGGCCGGACCTCTCGGGCGACACGAAGGCTGGGATGTGCTACACCTCCGGCACGACGGGCAAGCCGAAGGGCGTCGAGTACACCCAGCAGATGCTCTGGTCGCACACGATGGCGTCGCTGACGCCCCAAGGACTCGACTTCGACGAGTCCGACGTTATCATGCCGGTCGTGCCGATGTTCCACGTCAACGCGTGGGGGATGCCCTACTCCGCGACCGCGGCGGGAGCCAAGCACGTCTACCCCGGCCCGGCACCGGAGCCTGCCGACTTGGCGAAACTCATCGAGAAGGAAGGGGTCACGTTCACCGCGGGCGTCCCGACTGTCTGGCTCGGCCTCCTCGAATACTTAGAGGAGAACGACGCGGACCTCTCGTCGCTCGAAACTATCGTCATCGGCGGGAGCGCCGCGCCCGAGGCCATCATCCGGCGCTTCGACGAGGAGTACAACGTGGACGTGCTCCACGCGTGGGGCATGACCGAGACTTCGCCCATCGGGACCGTTTCGCACCTCAAGGACGGGATGGACGACTGGGACGCCGACGAACGCTACGAGAAGCGCGGCAAGCAGGGTCTCATCGTCCCCGGACTGGAGTTCAAGGTCGTGGACGACGACGGCGAGCAGGTACCGTGGAACGGCGAGGATTTCGGCGAACTCTACATCCGCGGGCCGTGGGTGACACAGGAGTACTTCGAGCGCCCCGAAGCGAACGAAGAGGAGTTCGAGGACGGGTGGCTCAAGACCGGCGACGTGGTGACGGTCGATACCGAGGGCTACGTCAAAATCGTGGACCGCGCGAAGGACGTTATCAAGAGCGGCGGTGAGTGGATTTCGTCGCTCGAACTCGAAAACGCGCTGATGGCCCACGACGACGTGGCCGAGGCGACGGTCATCGGCGTCCCCCACGAACGCTGGCAGGAGCGCCCCGTGGCCTTCGTGGTCCCGGTCGAGGGGGCCGACGAGGAGGCCATGCGCGAGCAAATCATGGCCGACATCCGAGCGGAGTACCCGCGCTGGTGGGCACCCGACGAACTCGTCTTCATCGACGAGGTGCCCAAGACCGCGACCGGGAAGTTCGACAAGAAGGTCCTGCGCGAGGAGTACAGCGACGAGTCGCTGGTCGAGGGCCGGGTGCCCGAGGAGGCCGCGCCGGACGAGGAGTGA
- a CDS encoding PHP-associated domain-containing protein, which yields MTAGESFRVDMHVKVLDRQVVERAKARGLDALVYAPHFERLPTVREEAAEFSDDELLVVPGREVFTGTWQNRTHLLALGLDDPVPDFIPLDEAVAEFARQDAALLAPHPTFLNVSVSRDDLATYADRIDAVETYNPKHWPHHNQRARKLAAELDLPSFTSSYAHLRSSVGEAWTEFDRALDSAAELVAALKDETPRRIVRRSGWRHELRCAAEFAHLGWENSYEKIDRLFLSGTEPTHPDHIAYDDRFEGVY from the coding sequence GTGACAGCAGGCGAGTCGTTCCGCGTCGATATGCACGTCAAGGTGCTGGACCGGCAAGTAGTCGAGCGAGCGAAGGCTCGCGGACTGGACGCGCTGGTCTACGCGCCCCACTTCGAGCGCCTGCCGACCGTCCGCGAGGAGGCCGCCGAATTCTCCGACGACGAGTTGCTGGTGGTCCCCGGCCGCGAGGTGTTCACCGGGACGTGGCAGAACCGCACGCACCTGTTGGCGCTCGGGTTGGACGACCCGGTGCCGGACTTCATCCCGCTCGACGAGGCGGTCGCGGAGTTCGCCCGGCAGGACGCCGCCCTCCTCGCTCCGCACCCGACCTTCCTCAACGTCAGCGTCTCGCGCGACGATTTGGCGACCTACGCCGACCGCATCGACGCCGTCGAGACGTACAACCCGAAACACTGGCCCCACCACAACCAGCGCGCCCGGAAACTCGCCGCGGAGTTGGACCTCCCGTCGTTCACCTCGTCGTACGCCCACCTCCGGAGTTCCGTCGGCGAGGCGTGGACCGAGTTCGACCGCGCGCTCGACTCGGCGGCCGAACTGGTCGCCGCGCTCAAAGACGAGACCCCCCGCAGAATCGTCCGCCGGTCGGGGTGGCGTCACGAACTCCGGTGCGCCGCGGAGTTCGCCCACCTCGGCTGGGAGAACTCCTACGAGAAGATAGACCGCCTCTTTCTCTCGGGGACCGAACCGACCCACCCCGACCACATCGCCTACGACGACCGCTTCGAGGGCGTCTACTAA
- a CDS encoding metal-dependent hydrolase, protein MNKEGHVLNAVLLSIGLGYVFYPAGDVPTFRAIAEMSVPIVLGALFPDVDTAFGKHRKTLHNLPVLAIFYGYTVFFNNLHFVWMGVATHYVLDVVGSKRGIALFYPYTKEYNLPVGVAVASERAGTVTVAISILEVALVAAVVHLQLPIQDLTTSVSGLI, encoded by the coding sequence ATGAACAAGGAGGGACACGTTCTGAACGCCGTGCTGTTGAGTATCGGGTTGGGGTACGTCTTCTATCCCGCGGGCGACGTGCCGACGTTCCGAGCCATCGCGGAGATGTCCGTGCCGATAGTCCTCGGCGCGCTGTTCCCGGACGTGGACACCGCGTTCGGCAAGCACCGCAAGACGCTCCACAATCTGCCCGTGCTGGCGATATTCTACGGCTACACGGTCTTCTTCAACAATCTCCACTTCGTCTGGATGGGCGTGGCGACTCACTACGTACTGGACGTGGTGGGGAGCAAGCGCGGCATCGCGCTGTTCTACCCCTACACCAAGGAGTACAACCTCCCGGTCGGCGTCGCGGTCGCCAGCGAGCGCGCTGGCACCGTCACGGTCGCCATCTCGATTCTGGAGGTCGCGCTCGTCGCGGCGGTCGTCCACCTGCAACTGCCGATTCAGGACCTCACGACGAGCGTGTCCGGGTTGATTTAG
- a CDS encoding CinA family protein: MSEETDQPPVEERVGDALRERDQTVAVAESCTGGLVGSMLTDVPGSSDYFDRGFVTYSYDAKLQDLGVAREELDELGAVSEPVARQMARGVRDAAGTTWGVATTGIAGPTGGSDEKPVGTVFVGVAYAGEWGTQESYSTVSRYEFDGDRAEIKAQIARRALLDVLAEVESKSGKE, translated from the coding sequence ATGAGCGAGGAGACCGACCAGCCACCAGTCGAGGAGCGCGTCGGGGACGCCCTGCGCGAGCGCGACCAGACCGTCGCGGTCGCGGAGTCCTGCACGGGCGGACTCGTCGGGTCGATGCTGACCGACGTGCCGGGGTCCAGCGACTACTTCGACCGCGGGTTCGTGACCTACTCCTACGACGCCAAGTTGCAGGACCTCGGGGTCGCCCGCGAGGAGTTAGACGAACTCGGCGCGGTCAGCGAACCGGTCGCGCGCCAGATGGCCCGCGGGGTCCGGGACGCCGCCGGGACGACGTGGGGCGTGGCGACCACCGGCATCGCGGGACCGACCGGCGGGAGCGACGAGAAACCGGTCGGCACGGTGTTCGTCGGCGTGGCGTACGCTGGCGAGTGGGGCACGCAGGAGTCGTACAGCACGGTCTCGCGCTACGAGTTCGACGGCGACAGGGCGGAGATCAAGGCCCAAATCGCTCGGCGGGCGCTTCTGGACGTTCTGGCCGAAGTGGAGTCGAAGTCCGGGAAGGAGTGA
- a CDS encoding aminotransferase class IV, with translation MQYHVDGELVPAEEATVSVRDRGFMYGDAAFETLRAYGGEVFEWQAHADRLGRTCDALSLDHGLSDADLRDRIRETLAANDLDDAYVKLSISRGVQPGKLSPGPVEDPTVVVYVADLPRGGRPERGKEPVWDGPATAAVVETRRIPDAALPARAKTHNYLNGILARLELGDDHDEALVLDADGNLTEGATSNLFFVRDGVLHTPSLDGPILPGVTRRVLLELAASDGIPVEEGTYDPADLRAADEAFLTNSTWELRPLAVVETENGTIDLGAGPITDRLADAFDARIEREHYE, from the coding sequence ATGCAGTACCACGTGGACGGCGAGTTGGTGCCAGCCGAGGAGGCCACCGTCAGCGTCCGGGACCGCGGGTTCATGTACGGCGACGCCGCCTTCGAGACGCTTCGGGCCTACGGCGGCGAGGTCTTCGAGTGGCAAGCCCACGCCGACCGCCTCGGGCGGACCTGCGACGCGCTGTCGCTCGACCACGGCCTCTCGGACGCCGACCTCCGCGACCGCATCCGCGAGACGCTGGCGGCCAACGACCTCGACGACGCGTACGTCAAACTCTCCATCTCGCGGGGCGTCCAACCGGGGAAGCTCTCGCCCGGTCCCGTCGAAGACCCCACCGTGGTCGTCTACGTCGCCGACCTCCCGCGCGGCGGGCGACCCGAGCGCGGCAAAGAACCGGTCTGGGACGGCCCGGCGACCGCCGCGGTGGTCGAGACCCGCCGGATTCCCGACGCGGCGCTCCCGGCCCGCGCCAAGACCCACAACTACCTGAACGGGATTCTCGCGCGCCTCGAACTCGGCGACGACCACGACGAAGCCCTCGTTCTGGACGCCGACGGAAACCTGACCGAGGGCGCGACGAGCAACCTCTTTTTCGTCCGCGACGGCGTCCTGCACACGCCGAGTCTCGACGGGCCGATTCTGCCGGGCGTGACGCGCCGGGTCCTCCTCGAACTCGCCGCGTCGGACGGGATTCCGGTCGAAGAAGGAACCTACGACCCGGCCGACCTCCGGGCGGCCGACGAGGCGTTCCTGACGAACTCGACGTGGGAGCTTCGGCCGCTCGCGGTCGTAGAGACGGAGAATGGGACGATTGACCTCGGCGCGGGACCGATTACCGACCGACTCGCCGATGCCTTCGACGCGCGAATCGAGCGGGAACACTACGAGTGA
- a CDS encoding UDP-N-acetyl glucosamine 2-epimerase, translating into MSESTEMEIHDDRLAAQMERGDYVLAVVTATKPDFYKQAPLVPAADERDLPCFVLHTGQHYDDLLGHGLAEYGIEERVAVDLGIRGDLSEKTAQVMARIKRFAEVLDDRYPDTTVLPIVHGDTLAAGVVPQAWLFATNQRVAHNEAGLRGMAPVSLDADADPATVVAQQWDGEWERNRAEPFPEQYDTFVGSAASLYHFAPTELNRDHLADEGYPESVGGRERIPVVGNSVVDAIEMKKDADLDESVFDVYPVLEERDDWIRVDVHRRANLLPERFESVVDAVVGLVEDGHNVNFVELNATEVALREYGLREKLADLADENDNFLFTGLWKKHAHVYEFLESGQCFAEVTDSGSMQEELNHIDEALCFTLRFNTDRPETVFDANTNLLVPPISGRFVREMVEHVYEDDETRERMAAGANLYGSDVADRIVDFLAERRDEHPFEWAHEREGYGTDADREFDYL; encoded by the coding sequence ATGAGCGAATCGACGGAGATGGAGATACACGACGACCGCCTCGCCGCCCAGATGGAGCGGGGCGACTACGTTCTGGCGGTCGTGACCGCAACCAAACCGGATTTCTACAAACAGGCCCCGCTGGTCCCCGCGGCCGACGAGCGCGACCTGCCGTGTTTCGTCCTGCACACGGGTCAGCACTACGACGACCTGTTGGGGCACGGTCTCGCGGAGTACGGCATCGAGGAGCGCGTCGCCGTGGACCTCGGGATTCGGGGCGACCTCTCGGAGAAGACCGCGCAGGTGATGGCTCGGATAAAGCGGTTCGCGGAGGTGCTGGACGACCGCTATCCCGACACGACCGTCCTGCCGATAGTCCACGGCGACACGCTGGCGGCGGGGGTCGTCCCGCAGGCGTGGCTGTTCGCCACGAACCAGCGCGTCGCCCACAACGAGGCGGGACTCCGCGGGATGGCACCCGTCTCGCTCGACGCGGACGCCGACCCCGCGACAGTCGTCGCCCAGCAGTGGGACGGCGAGTGGGAACGCAACCGCGCCGAACCGTTCCCCGAGCAGTACGACACGTTCGTCGGGTCGGCGGCCTCGCTCTACCACTTCGCGCCGACCGAACTCAACCGCGACCACCTCGCAGACGAGGGCTACCCCGAGTCGGTCGGGGGCCGCGAGCGAATCCCGGTCGTCGGCAACTCCGTGGTGGACGCCATCGAGATGAAGAAGGACGCCGACCTCGACGAGAGCGTCTTCGACGTGTACCCCGTCTTGGAAGAGCGCGACGACTGGATTCGGGTGGACGTTCACAGGCGGGCGAACCTCCTGCCCGAACGCTTCGAGAGCGTCGTGGACGCGGTGGTCGGCCTCGTGGAGGACGGCCACAACGTCAACTTCGTGGAACTGAACGCGACCGAGGTCGCGCTCCGGGAGTACGGTCTCCGCGAGAAACTCGCCGACCTCGCCGACGAGAACGACAACTTCCTGTTCACCGGCCTCTGGAAGAAGCACGCCCACGTCTACGAGTTCCTCGAATCCGGGCAGTGTTTCGCCGAAGTCACTGACTCCGGGAGCATGCAGGAGGAGTTGAACCACATCGACGAGGCGCTGTGTTTCACCCTACGGTTCAACACCGACCGCCCGGAGACCGTCTTCGACGCGAACACGAATCTCCTCGTCCCGCCGATTTCGGGGCGCTTCGTGCGCGAGATGGTCGAACACGTCTACGAGGACGACGAGACCCGCGAGCGGATGGCCGCGGGAGCCAACCTCTACGGGAGCGACGTTGCCGACCGCATCGTGGACTTCCTCGCCGAGCGCCGCGACGAACACCCCTTCGAGTGGGCACACGAGCGCGAGGGCTACGGGACCGACGCCGACCGCGAATTCGACTACCTATAA
- a CDS encoding Rieske (2Fe-2S) protein, which translates to MDEENAISDVTEVPADSTLLFTVRDGLDEREAILTRDGDGEVTAFENYCQHWTDVRLDKGSGATKRDGELVCGKHGALFEADSGCCTYGPCEGAVLEAVEVAVEDGTVYLTDDDYEFVEVGSTKEYDLSSNRSLGFD; encoded by the coding sequence ATGGACGAGGAGAACGCGATTTCGGACGTGACCGAGGTCCCCGCCGACTCGACGCTCCTGTTCACGGTCCGGGACGGACTGGACGAGCGCGAGGCCATCCTGACCAGAGACGGCGACGGCGAGGTGACCGCGTTCGAAAATTACTGCCAGCACTGGACCGACGTGAGACTCGACAAGGGGAGCGGCGCGACCAAGCGCGACGGCGAGTTGGTCTGTGGCAAGCACGGCGCTCTCTTCGAGGCCGACTCCGGCTGTTGCACCTACGGTCCCTGCGAGGGCGCGGTCCTCGAAGCGGTCGAGGTGGCCGTCGAGGACGGGACGGTCTATCTCACCGACGACGATTACGAGTTCGTAGAAGTCGGCTCTACGAAGGAGTACGACCTCTCCTCGAATCGGTCACTCGGGTTCGACTGA
- a CDS encoding transcriptional regulator has protein sequence MREADETTRERIAAHLRETAASPSALAVEFDVTANAAIDHVRHVAQSLSASDDEQLLVAPPECRECGFSDFDDPANRPSRCPDCKSEAVKEPAFRIG, from the coding sequence ATGCGCGAGGCAGACGAGACCACCCGCGAGCGAATCGCCGCCCACCTCCGCGAGACGGCCGCCTCACCGAGCGCGCTCGCCGTCGAGTTCGACGTGACCGCGAACGCCGCCATCGACCACGTGCGCCACGTCGCCCAGTCGCTGTCGGCCAGCGACGACGAGCAGTTGTTGGTCGCTCCTCCGGAGTGTCGCGAGTGCGGTTTCAGCGACTTCGACGACCCGGCCAACCGCCCCTCGCGGTGTCCCGACTGCAAGAGCGAAGCGGTCAAGGAACCGGCGTTCAGAATCGGATAA